In Lolium rigidum isolate FL_2022 chromosome 7, APGP_CSIRO_Lrig_0.1, whole genome shotgun sequence, the DNA window TGTTCTTTCTGTTTTATTTATGTGTTATTCCAAGTTGTGAAAATAATTCTGTTTTATTTATGTTTGATTATACTGCAGAATTACTTTATAAATAGATCAGAAGGGTTGTTGTTGAAGAGATAGGTCATGAAAATGTGGTTCAAATTGTAACTGACAATGGGTCAAATTACAAGAAAGCTTGTAGAACTCTTGTAGAAGAACCAGAGTACAGCCATATTGTATGGCAGCCATTTGCCGCCCATACAGTTAACCTTATGTTGAAGGACATAGCCAAATTTCGTGAAGTTGATGTGATAGTTAAAAGTGCCAAGCAAAATCTGTAGGTTTTTTCATAATCATAACAGCCTACATGATAGAATGAAAAAGAATGTTGGTGGTGAACTGATAAAACCTAATGCCACCCAGTTTGGAACTGTTTTCAAGTTCCTTGAGAGCTAtcatcaaaagaaggatcaatTTAGGAAATGGATGGTGTCTGATGATTGGAAGGGAAGTATTTGGAAGAATGATGCTGATTATGTGTTTGCTGAAGAGTTACTATCTAGTAATATGTGGTGGGCATCATTAGAGTGGGTTCTTGCTCTGTTGGAGCTACTCTATAAATCCCTCTGGTATGTTGATACGCAAAATAAAAGCACTCTATCTGGGTTTAAGAAGAGTACGATGACAGCCAGACAGAAGATGGATGCTCATCTTGGTGGTGGGTCACAGATGTTCCACAGAGTCATGAGCAAGGTGTCCACGAGGATGGATGCGATGCAAAAAGACACATTAATGGTTGCAGGAAGTTATAAAactaatataattcatattgtttGTTTTTTTCTTATGGCTAGTAACTTCTCTCTGTCTTCCTTTCCTTATGTAGCTGCTGTCCTTGATCCTTACACACATTATCAGATCAACTTGAGCAAGATTACAGATTATGCTTCTGCACTAACTGATGCCATCGAGAAGATAGCAGACCCAGATAGTGCTGTTTTGGCTATTAATGAAATCATCACTTATAGGGAATGATGTGGGAGGTTTGGCCAAAGTCTGGCACGCTCTTCAGCAGAAACCATGGCACCAAGTAAGTAATTGTACCTATATCTATCTCTTTGTTAGCTCTATTCCATCAATTCTGTAACTTCTCATTATTTAAACTTTATTTTACTCATATAGCTGAGTGGTGGTTCCAATTTGGAGGGGAAGTTCCTAATCTGCAGAAGTGTGCATTGAGAATTGTTTCACAATGTGTGTCCTCAAGTGGCCGCGAGAGGAATTGGAGTGCTTTTGCCATGGTCCACACAAAGCAAAGAAACCGtcttctatatggcaagctccacaaatgTGTTTCTGTACGCCACAACTTGAAGGTATCTATTGTACTAGCTTTGCACTTGTCCATGCATAAAATCTCTAGTTACCTATGCCTACAGTTTTTATAGTAATGTTCGATTTTTTTTCATTACATTGAAGATACGTGCTGAAGAAGACCAAGATGATGTGAAACAAAGTTATAGAGAGAAGGAAGTTTAGTTTTCTTTGTACAAGCAAAACAAGTAATTGAGGCCTTGGCTgtgtatatataaatatataaagAGGGTTTTCGTTTGTGCAAAATGGGAGAAACAGATTTACAGATTTATTGTGGTAATGATTTGGTCTCATGGAAAAATGACTCAAGTTCTGATCTATTTGCAGGTATTGGATTTCTGAAAAGAAGCTCACATCCTCGCCTCATTTCACCATCCAAAAGTAGTTTAATTTTATGATGTTTTACATGTTGGGTAAGTGCAGATGTCAATCCCCAAATATAATAATGAACTGAAATTTACTACTTTTCCCTTCAATAATAGCCACTATTTCTTTATTTGTGCCAACATTGTACAATTTAGCAAGGAATCTACGATCTGTAAATCAATGACCAAGTTTGCTGCTTTTTAATGAAGATCTTATGTGAAAATATAATTAGGAACTTAGTCTGAGATACTTTTCCCTTTCATAATATGCCAGTATGTAGTGACCTAACCATTTAAGCTGTACTAAGCATGTTTAACATACATTCATATGCATCATGCTTTTGACAATAATGCATTATCATCTTCGCTTTGTCCCGACAATAACTAGAAGTTTAAATTCTTTCCTATTGCCTTCATTATGTGAAAACTACACTTTATAATGGTACTATAATTAGACTTGCTCAAACTTTCCTTATCTGATGTTTGGCAAAGCAGTTACTACTATGACTTAAGCCTTAGCCAATTTAGAGCTCATTTTCCATTTTCTTCTATCCATGTCATGCACTACTCTTATCATGTTACAACATTTTGCAACTTCATAAAAGTTTTAGATCACTCTTAAAAGTGGTTTGAATTGTGCTTTTGTGTACCCACTGTTTTCATACTATATTTGAGTTCAAAAATATTTTATAGCGTTAGAGTTTCACTCAAAATGCTAGATATAATTcagttttttggatttttttcaaaTTATGGTTGTAATGTTTTCGATTTTTATAAACCATTCAAATCAACTCCGTTTGAGATGAAAACTTTACAGCATATCAATAATAGTGACATCTTGCTTCTgtaaaatttacaaaaaaaagttAAGCTCGTTTGGTTGCCCAAATAATTTGAAAACAGAGTGCAGTTTTCAGTTTCAGAAAACACAATCAGTTTCAGTTTGAGAGTTCAAGGGACGTGAGAGTGAGAGGCTGCCTAGCAGTCTTCTTCATCATGGAAACCATCCACAGGGCAGCGCAGCAGCGCGGTGCTTGCCGTTCGTCGCGTTCCAGCCCATCCTGACTGTACCGTGGATATCTTCTCCAACTCTGACCGTACTCCGGCAACGTTTCCGACCATTCCAGTGAGCCTCTGGTCATACCGCCGTGTCATAAGAAGTACCCAGGAGACCAAAGACagagagaagaagagaagaggGGAAGAAGCCAAAGGGCACTAAGTTGTCAAAGAAGGCATAAAATCAAATGTTCGTCATGTGGAGGATATAACCACAATAAAAGAAAATGCGAAGACAACCCACTTGCCGGTGTTAAAGAATATGGCAACTTCACTAGAGCCGCCAAGAGGAGCAAGAAAAAAATGCAAGAtaggtgtcgagggtgctcctcggcaatgccctccgataggggcttaggattgatggaatcctgcaagctgacacgagacatcggttcacagacaagcggggagagcgatttacccaggttcggggccctcgatgaggtaaaactcttacgtcctgcctgtctgttcttgattatgatgataatgggttacaatggggtgccgaatagttcggctaagatctcgtcgagatggctaagtactagggtaacctagctctaagcttctgtttgctaagattgctaagattgatcgtgtccctcgacagcccctctcctggcctttatataggagggcaggtctcaagaggtctaatcgagtacgactaggtttacagtagatctatctctagactttccttgttcggctccttccgcgtcttgtacttcaaggaatcttccgtcgcaccgtcctagtggcccaccttgccattgagtgccttcatgggcctccaactaggaaatataggatagggcaacattggttagctgaagggtaatgcccacgtcagtagcccccgagtgtctagccgaaggtagttcgggtagagactaaagcatgccttctTCCGATGTCCTTCTCCTCAGTCGTTCTTGTTTTCCTTctgtctgcatcatcttcttctatcgggtgcgcgtcagcgctcccgatgggagtagcccccgagtctaggtacggatgcttgcaatccgtgcgtagactcaagttgtaccactcgaacatttttctctgtcgaagtttttttttgaaagtcttcataggtcatctgatatattttcctcatgcaagggataatgagtaacgtgcccaacttttgctggttaactgccgacggcaaaacaacgttaccctacacagaatcaagtccccgggcatgatcctggagtgcgaaaaaagttctgtcgggtgcgcgtccagcgctcccgatgggagtagcccccgagtctgggcacgggtgctcgcaaccgggtgcagactcgagtcgaacaattaTCTCTTCTTTCAAGgccttcttttctgtttcttcgagtcctcattttatcgggtgcgcgtccagcgctcccgatgggagtagcccccgagtctaggtgcggatgctggcaatccgtgcgtagactcaagttgaccatccgataccttttcattccttcgaatgctttgagcatttctcatgacgtcattgatgacgctttACTAATATCTTAATTTTGACTGACAGGACGTAAcctgctgggcctattctttcttTGTCCGGCCCTTTTCGCACGAatcaccaaggcgtctcctcgatttctgcaatcTTTAATAGAAAAGATCCACTGAATGAACCGatagcaacgacacgtgcccacacaactctcaagttctccttaaaatctccaaagggcgaaaaatccctaatcttctcccacaTTTTCCATAGCATCTTctcgttcttctccttcttcctcccttcgctactgctgcgccgccaccactgcttttccgatcttccccagatcttgcaatggtgaagaagaagggcctcaccgccaccgccggctctactagcggaggcgccgccgccaaatcttcctcgaatcttccgaaggggagcgcccgAACGCtccaccccagcctccggcgccgcgcgccgccaagttcggtagccaagcccggagattggatagcgtcaaccgtcaccaagtgtgacgagaaaagatcccgaagcccgggattaatctcctccgacgaggggaatgtgatctttccaggtgcgatttctcggcctaatcccctgccggctttaccgtgatgttcttgtcgttcctatatcggggtctttcgctccccgctcatgaattcctcctccatctcttgcgaacttacgagatccaattatggcaactcactcccaactcaatcctccacgttgttgtgttcatcaccctttgcgaggcatttctgggcatcaaacctcattttgggctgtggaaaaagatcttttatgtgaagagatacatcagtagtaatggatcctttgtcaccggaggggtggggtttgtagctcgttcggaggttaattacttcaatttcccaatgagagaatccagtgcaagggtggagactcgaaatggttttacgtcaaggattccttgtcacccgaatcccagcttccttgctttaccgacgtccttgaagccaagcctaagaattcctggaagaacattctctctcccgacgaaagagtagcagccgatgaattatttgctaaatttcttcgaatcaaagaggccgatggccaaaccatggtcggcacagaggtggcagcagtGTTCCTGAAACGTCACGTCCAAccggtcatggccagagttcgtccgatgtggttgtattcaggtccaaaggatgagaccagggttaatgctgccgaactgtcggaaaaggaattgctcgatgaagtccgtcgccttactttctttagtcaagaggactcgatcccattgatatattcttacactcctcttgatgccgatcatccaccaccagaggtaaCTTTCCCTTTCAAATTCTTATCACGTTATTTTTACTTAGTCAACATAATTACCATTATTCTTATTCGTTTTTCTCTTCGACAGATTCCCATAGTCCCTGGAGATTTGAACGATTCGCAaaacgatacttctgagggaagaggctcttcagtacccgttgattttcacactgtcgagcataCAAACCCAGAGAGCGAtcacgatgatccgatagattccgaaactttt includes these proteins:
- the LOC124671119 gene encoding uncharacterized protein LOC124671119, yielding MAPTEWWFQFGGEVPNLQKCALRIVSQCVSSSGRERNWSAFAMVHTKQRNRLLYGKLHKCVSVRHNLKIRAEEDQDDVKQSYREKEGSATTIPVEQPTTAAQQGSATHVPDQQPAKKSQKRKTTAETLSQLQMHLLVLLSLNMPMKVPNKLPGSPSKLPAP